One window of the Crassaminicella thermophila genome contains the following:
- a CDS encoding FprA family A-type flavoprotein, which produces MKAFEIKNKIYWTGVLDPELETFDIIMKTPYGSTYNAYFIDDDKKVLIDTVKAKFKSEFINKLKSFVDIKSIDYVIINHTEPDHAGSLKYLLEINPNIEVYCTKAASIFLKEQVNKDFNIHIISDGEVLDIGSRKLTFITAPFLHWSDTMFVYSQDDKTLFSCDCFGSHYCGIDSKEVQKDSYADALKHYYNAIIKPFAQHYLKAHEKIKDLPIEIILTSHGPILSEDPKRNLNLYRQWSEHEISTRNQRQVALIYLSAYKNTELMAQKIKEGLEANGAKVIFVDAEKEDLSVLHEVINTSKGIILGSPTINKTMIKPIWDVFSIIDPMSNLGKIAGVFGSYGWSGEGIKMANTLLKQMGFKIPLEPIEKKFSPSEETLKKCIEFGKKFAENI; this is translated from the coding sequence ATGAAAGCTTTTGAAATTAAAAATAAAATATACTGGACAGGTGTTTTAGATCCAGAACTTGAAACTTTTGATATTATCATGAAAACACCCTATGGCTCTACTTACAATGCTTACTTTATTGATGACGATAAAAAGGTTTTAATTGATACAGTAAAAGCAAAGTTTAAAAGTGAATTTATTAATAAACTAAAATCATTTGTTGACATAAAGTCTATTGACTATGTCATCATTAATCATACAGAACCAGATCATGCTGGAAGCTTAAAGTACTTATTAGAAATAAATCCAAACATAGAGGTATATTGTACAAAAGCAGCAAGTATATTTTTAAAAGAACAAGTAAATAAAGATTTTAATATTCATATAATTTCTGATGGTGAAGTATTAGATATTGGTAGTCGTAAACTTACTTTCATTACAGCTCCATTCCTTCACTGGTCTGATACTATGTTTGTTTATAGTCAAGATGATAAAACTTTGTTTAGCTGTGATTGCTTTGGCTCTCATTACTGTGGCATAGATTCTAAAGAAGTACAAAAGGATTCATATGCTGATGCACTTAAACATTATTACAATGCTATCATAAAGCCTTTTGCACAACATTACTTAAAAGCTCATGAAAAAATAAAAGATCTTCCTATTGAAATAATTCTTACATCTCATGGTCCAATACTTTCAGAGGATCCTAAGAGAAATTTAAACCTCTACCGTCAGTGGTCTGAACATGAAATATCTACACGTAATCAAAGACAAGTAGCTCTTATTTATCTTTCTGCCTATAAAAATACTGAATTAATGGCTCAAAAAATTAAAGAAGGATTAGAAGCTAATGGTGCAAAAGTAATATTTGTTGATGCAGAAAAAGAAGACCTCTCTGTCCTGCATGAAGTGATCAACACATCAAAGGGTATTATTTTAGGCTCTCCAACTATAAATAAAACTATGATAAAACCTATATGGGATGTATTTTCTATTATTGATCCTATGTCAAATCTCGGTAAAATAGCAGGTGTTTTTGGATCTTACGGTTGGAGTGGTGAAGGGATAAAAATGGCTAATACATTATTAAAACAAATGGGCTTTAAAATACCACTAGAACCTATAGAAAAAAAATTTAGTCCATCAGAAGAAACACTTAAAAAATGTATTGAGTTTGGTAAAAAATTTGCAGAGAATATTTAA
- a CDS encoding metallophosphoesterase family protein, which yields MEKVKIIHCADLHFDTPFRELSYNEAENRKEDLRETFGKMIELIKRENVDILLISGDLFDNASVTKTTLDYIDKKFKEIIDTKVFISPGNHDYYSYKSFYSIIKWPSNVHIFNKNLEKVVIPNINTCVYGIGFSRPYERQSLIENFCVEDDKYINIMVLHGDIVSKGQSSAYNPITIKQIGNTKLDYLALGHTHKHLGIMKAENTFYSYSGCLEGRGFDELGEKGVLLGEIGKGYCNLNFKEICKRKYFVEKVDIYGCSTYEEIIRKIHKKINTDKSKNLYKIHLIGQIEKGFSINSSVIEQKLKEDFYFIRIIDDTQIQIDYDFLEKEFSLKGIFVRNMRRKINEAKDEVERRRLLEALKIGMKALEDEELNFE from the coding sequence ATGGAAAAAGTAAAAATTATTCATTGTGCAGATTTGCATTTTGATACACCTTTTCGCGAATTATCCTATAATGAGGCTGAGAATAGAAAAGAGGATTTACGTGAAACATTTGGAAAAATGATAGAGCTTATTAAAAGAGAAAACGTAGATATTCTACTGATTAGTGGAGATTTGTTTGATAATGCAAGTGTTACGAAAACAACTTTAGATTATATTGATAAAAAATTTAAAGAAATTATAGATACAAAAGTTTTTATTTCTCCAGGAAATCATGATTATTATTCTTATAAATCATTTTATTCTATAATTAAGTGGCCTTCTAATGTACATATATTTAATAAAAATTTAGAAAAAGTAGTTATTCCAAATATTAATACATGTGTATATGGAATAGGCTTTTCAAGGCCTTATGAAAGACAATCTTTGATAGAAAACTTTTGTGTAGAAGATGACAAATATATAAATATTATGGTACTTCATGGGGATATAGTATCAAAAGGGCAATCAAGTGCTTATAATCCTATTACAATAAAGCAGATCGGAAATACTAAGTTAGACTACTTAGCATTAGGGCATACCCATAAACATTTAGGGATAATGAAAGCAGAAAATACTTTTTATAGTTATAGTGGATGTCTTGAAGGAAGAGGGTTTGATGAACTAGGAGAAAAAGGAGTATTACTTGGAGAGATAGGAAAAGGGTATTGCAATCTTAATTTTAAAGAAATATGCAAAAGAAAATATTTTGTAGAAAAGGTAGATATATATGGTTGTAGTACTTATGAAGAAATAATTCGAAAGATTCATAAAAAAATCAATACAGATAAAAGTAAAAATCTATATAAAATCCATCTAATTGGACAAATAGAAAAAGGGTTTTCTATAAATTCTTCTGTTATAGAGCAAAAGCTAAAAGAAGATTTTTATTTTATAAGAATTATAGATGATACACAGATTCAGATAGATTATGATTTTTTAGAAAAAGAATTTTCACTAAAGGGAATATTTGTAAGAAACATGAGAAGAAAAATAAATGAGGCTAAGGATGAGGTGGAGAGGAGAAGATTATTAGAAGCTTTAAAAATAGGAATGAAAGCATTAGAGGATGAGGAGTTGAACTTTGAGTGA
- a CDS encoding FeoA family protein, producing MTLDLANKGQKLEVVNIPDSSIRAQAIRLGIYEGARLICSEKLPAGPVILQNRMQEIAIGRNLAKKITIKSI from the coding sequence ATGACACTTGATCTAGCAAATAAAGGACAAAAACTAGAAGTTGTAAACATTCCTGATTCATCAATTCGTGCTCAGGCTATACGATTAGGCATATATGAAGGTGCAAGATTAATTTGCTCAGAAAAACTACCTGCAGGTCCTGTAATCCTTCAAAATAGAATGCAGGAAATTGCTATAGGAAGAAATTTAGCAAAAAAAATAACCATCAAATCGATATAA
- a CDS encoding CvfB family protein has protein sequence MIEVGKFNKLKVANIVQIGAYLDAMTDNPNDNILLPNNQLPDNIKVGDILDVFIYRDSKDRLIATRKKPFAQVGELAYLKVVQTTKIGAFLDWGLEKDLFLPFGEQKYKVQSGRSYLVYIYVDKSNRLSATTDVEKYLKTDSPYKQGDRVKGTVYKIKKDIGAFVAVDNKYIGLIPKNEYFHDIRNGDEIEVRITKVREDGKLNLSTRKAAYKQMATDADIILEKIKEEGGFLKLHDKSAPEQIKYHLKMSKSAFKRAVGRLLKENKVEQTEDGLKLK, from the coding sequence ATGATAGAAGTTGGAAAATTTAATAAATTAAAAGTAGCAAACATTGTACAAATAGGTGCATATTTAGATGCTATGACAGATAACCCTAATGATAATATTCTACTTCCGAATAATCAATTGCCAGATAATATAAAGGTAGGAGATATATTAGATGTATTTATTTATAGGGATTCTAAGGATCGTTTAATTGCAACAAGGAAAAAACCTTTTGCACAGGTAGGGGAACTTGCTTATTTAAAAGTTGTTCAGACTACGAAAATAGGAGCATTTTTAGATTGGGGATTAGAAAAGGATTTGTTTTTACCTTTTGGAGAACAAAAATATAAGGTACAGTCTGGAAGAAGTTATTTAGTTTATATTTACGTAGATAAAAGCAACAGACTTAGTGCCACTACAGATGTTGAAAAATATCTAAAAACAGATTCACCATATAAACAAGGTGATAGAGTAAAAGGAACAGTTTATAAGATAAAAAAGGATATAGGTGCTTTTGTAGCAGTAGATAATAAATACATAGGGTTGATACCTAAAAATGAATATTTTCATGATATAAGAAATGGAGATGAAATAGAAGTAAGAATTACTAAGGTTAGAGAAGATGGAAAGTTAAATTTATCTACAAGAAAGGCTGCATACAAGCAAATGGCAACAGATGCAGATATTATTTTAGAAAAGATAAAAGAAGAAGGAGGATTTCTAAAACTTCATGATAAAAGTGCTCCTGAACAAATAAAATACCATTTAAAAATGAGCAAGTCTGCTTTCAAAAGAGCAGTAGGAAGATTATTAAAGGAAAATAAAGTGGAACAAACAGAGGATGGATTAAAGTTAAAATAG
- a CDS encoding sigma 54-interacting transcriptional regulator: MKVKDYTTYSTLAIRQECSLKDVAVLLKDSGLEFIPIVDESQRIQNIISKNNLYNLMLDQELSFGSIEELIKDKFVMVKENDDIEKVFPIIDQYIVVVDDEQRFKGVIQKDKIVKEYFHSKQYLSNEFHAILDSTYNGIIAINKNEDIIVYNHSAEKILGVKSEDAIGSHVCKVLADSRLPEVLKTGERELGKKENFNGRTLIINRTPIVMDKEIVGAVAIFQDITDLKRVTKELENEKNVSEILRTIIDNAYEGIIVVDEEGYITMINDPYAKFLGGNKEDIIGKHATEIIDTTRLHIVVKTGKEEIGEVQKVRGKNIVVMRTPIYKEGKVVGAIGKIMFKDLQEVNVLASKINQIERELKYYKAALKEVSGAKYSFDNIIGVSDALKETKYLAEKATHTNSNVLIRGESGTGKELFAHAIHASSNRAMGPFIKVNCAAIPADLLESELFGYEEGAFTGAKRGGKIGKFELANGGSIFLDEIGDMPHSMQAKLLRVLQEKEVERVGGTKNIPLDVRIIAATNRNLEEMVEKGEFREDLYYRLNVMNIYIPSLRERTEDLEPLIKYLLNKISEQVGNYVSKVSLEAMKYLKSYSWPGNVRELENVLERAINLVDYGKEIQVSHLPMHIRKKEGSMKIKGDKELKDILEQVEKEAILDCLKRVNGNRTKAAKILNISRSSLYEKLWKYGIE, translated from the coding sequence ATGAAAGTAAAGGATTATACCACATATAGTACCTTAGCTATTAGGCAAGAATGTAGTTTAAAGGATGTGGCAGTTTTATTAAAAGATAGTGGTTTAGAGTTTATTCCTATAGTAGATGAGAGTCAACGTATTCAAAACATTATTTCAAAAAATAATTTATACAATCTTATGTTAGACCAAGAACTTTCATTTGGCAGCATAGAGGAACTGATAAAAGATAAATTTGTTATGGTAAAAGAAAATGATGATATAGAAAAAGTTTTTCCTATAATTGACCAATATATTGTCGTGGTGGATGATGAACAACGTTTTAAAGGCGTGATTCAAAAAGATAAAATTGTAAAAGAGTACTTTCATAGTAAACAGTATCTTTCTAATGAGTTTCATGCCATATTGGATTCAACGTATAATGGGATTATTGCTATTAACAAAAATGAGGATATTATTGTTTACAATCATTCTGCAGAAAAAATATTGGGAGTTAAGTCAGAAGACGCTATAGGAAGTCATGTGTGTAAGGTTCTTGCTGATTCTAGACTTCCTGAAGTGTTAAAAACTGGAGAAAGAGAATTAGGAAAAAAAGAGAACTTTAATGGTAGGACATTGATTATCAATAGAACTCCTATTGTTATGGATAAAGAAATTGTAGGTGCAGTAGCCATTTTTCAGGATATTACGGATCTAAAAAGAGTGACAAAAGAATTGGAAAATGAGAAAAATGTTTCAGAAATTTTAAGAACCATTATTGATAATGCTTATGAAGGAATTATTGTAGTAGATGAAGAGGGATATATTACCATGATCAATGATCCATATGCAAAATTTCTAGGAGGTAATAAGGAAGATATTATAGGAAAGCATGCTACAGAAATTATCGATACGACTAGGCTGCATATTGTTGTAAAGACTGGAAAAGAAGAAATAGGAGAAGTGCAGAAGGTAAGAGGAAAAAATATTGTAGTTATGCGAACACCTATATATAAAGAAGGAAAAGTAGTAGGTGCAATTGGAAAGATCATGTTTAAAGACTTGCAAGAAGTAAATGTTTTAGCTTCTAAAATTAATCAAATAGAGAGAGAGTTAAAATATTACAAAGCAGCATTAAAGGAAGTTAGTGGTGCAAAGTATAGTTTTGATAATATTATTGGTGTAAGTGATGCTTTAAAAGAGACAAAATACTTAGCTGAGAAGGCTACCCATACCAATTCAAATGTACTTATTAGAGGGGAAAGTGGAACGGGTAAAGAACTATTTGCTCATGCCATTCATGCTTCAAGTAATAGAGCAATGGGTCCTTTTATTAAAGTAAATTGTGCAGCAATTCCTGCTGATCTTTTGGAATCTGAATTGTTTGGATATGAAGAAGGTGCTTTTACAGGGGCTAAAAGAGGAGGAAAAATAGGTAAGTTTGAATTAGCAAATGGAGGAAGTATTTTTCTTGATGAGATAGGAGATATGCCACATAGCATGCAAGCAAAGCTTTTAAGAGTACTCCAAGAAAAAGAAGTTGAGAGAGTAGGAGGAACAAAAAATATTCCTTTAGATGTAAGAATTATTGCTGCAACGAATAGAAATCTTGAAGAAATGGTGGAAAAAGGAGAGTTTCGAGAAGACTTATATTATCGATTAAATGTTATGAATATTTATATACCGTCTCTTCGAGAGCGTACAGAGGATTTGGAGCCGCTGATTAAATACTTGTTAAATAAGATATCAGAACAAGTTGGAAACTATGTAAGCAAGGTATCTTTAGAAGCTATGAAATATCTAAAAAGTTATTCTTGGCCAGGAAATGTAAGGGAGTTAGAGAATGTTTTAGAAAGAGCAATTAATTTGGTTGATTATGGAAAAGAAATTCAAGTAAGCCATTTACCGATGCACATCAGGAAAAAAGAAGGAAGCATGAAAATTAAAGGAGACAAAGAATTAAAGGATATATTAGAGCAAGTAGAAAAAGAAGCAATACTAGATTGTTTAAAACGAGTTAATGGAAATAGAACAAAAGCTGCTAAAATCTTGAATATTAGTAGGTCAAGTTTATATGAAAAGCTTTGGAAGTATGGAATTGAATAA
- a CDS encoding ATP-binding protein has product MIIKKLYVNRFGKLKNLHIELKDGLNIIYGENEAGKSTLQAFIKAMFYGMNSQKKKIRENDRKRFLPWSEEKASGELYFEDDYKNEYMIKRTFGKKRREDESIVLDAITGKAVGHIDHDIPGISIFGLGEESFEKTVFIRQLMSEVKRDKEDEIMKRLTNLKNSADEDVSFYKALNHLEKLKKSLIHSRKTGKIDKLKEDYAKIQEEWGEGIRLQEENLEDQIQLNEKIEQKRMLQHRINQLEEKKKKWKQLRIYKEYKKLIEYKNKIKKLLKDKESLIEQLKFGNDCIDEVFIENIKAKKIQWMKQKNICDIKKVHKESLEARIEEKKDYLKDNIKNIWKVLFLGIFIVLGGFLLGWTKNAYYYGLSGIGIVLFIYGFKKKKSVASMMKQMEKELNNIEKAFQVQKESLENIKKEMMRKLRPFYKGNIEIEQIDPILKHFQELLNKKIEIERQIFTLEDIYQSLLQGRDFENMKKAFKSFTEELEEIIDEESIEALLKEEVQKLITLEKEIKDLEHRVQTRFYGRKNIAELEEEMERIKEKIGNYEDVLASLDIAIETLQDSFKEIQKSFGLKLNKVVGDILREITKNKYDALKISEDYEVKIIDSKEDQIKDIAYFSNGTWDQIYFALRIGIAKLIIGEEKTIPLIIDDAFVQYDDKRLDAVLRYLYQYAKEHQVVMFTCQKREIEKLKNFSGIHVIYL; this is encoded by the coding sequence GTGATTATTAAAAAACTTTATGTTAATAGATTTGGGAAATTAAAGAATCTACATATTGAATTAAAAGATGGATTGAATATTATATATGGAGAAAATGAAGCTGGAAAAAGTACGTTACAAGCTTTTATAAAAGCTATGTTTTACGGGATGAATTCTCAAAAGAAAAAAATCAGGGAAAATGACAGGAAAAGATTTCTTCCCTGGAGTGAAGAAAAAGCATCCGGTGAGCTTTATTTTGAAGATGATTATAAAAATGAATATATGATTAAGCGAACCTTTGGCAAAAAAAGAAGAGAAGATGAATCGATTGTATTAGATGCTATTACAGGAAAAGCGGTAGGACATATTGACCATGATATACCTGGTATAAGTATTTTTGGATTAGGAGAGGAAAGCTTTGAAAAAACTGTATTTATAAGGCAGTTAATGAGTGAAGTAAAAAGAGATAAAGAAGATGAAATTATGAAGCGCCTTACAAATCTTAAAAATAGTGCAGATGAAGATGTTTCTTTTTATAAGGCATTAAATCATTTAGAAAAATTAAAGAAAAGCTTAATCCATTCAAGAAAAACTGGAAAAATAGATAAACTGAAAGAAGATTATGCAAAAATTCAAGAAGAGTGGGGAGAGGGAATCCGTCTGCAGGAAGAGAATCTAGAAGATCAAATACAATTAAATGAAAAAATAGAGCAAAAACGTATGCTGCAACATAGAATAAATCAGCTAGAAGAAAAAAAAAAGAAATGGAAACAATTAAGAATATATAAAGAATATAAAAAACTGATTGAATATAAAAATAAGATAAAGAAGCTCTTAAAAGATAAAGAAAGCTTAATAGAGCAATTAAAATTTGGTAATGATTGTATAGATGAAGTTTTTATTGAGAATATAAAAGCAAAAAAAATTCAGTGGATGAAGCAAAAAAATATTTGTGATATAAAAAAAGTGCATAAAGAGAGTTTAGAAGCTAGGATAGAAGAAAAAAAAGATTATTTAAAAGATAATATAAAAAATATATGGAAAGTGTTGTTTTTAGGGATTTTTATCGTACTAGGAGGATTTTTGTTAGGATGGACTAAAAATGCCTATTACTATGGTTTATCTGGAATAGGAATAGTGCTTTTTATTTATGGTTTTAAAAAGAAAAAAAGTGTTGCATCAATGATGAAACAAATGGAAAAAGAATTGAACAATATAGAGAAAGCTTTTCAAGTACAAAAAGAAAGTCTTGAAAATATAAAAAAGGAAATGATGAGGAAATTACGGCCTTTTTATAAAGGAAACATTGAAATAGAGCAAATAGATCCAATACTTAAGCATTTTCAGGAATTGTTAAATAAAAAAATAGAAATCGAAAGACAAATTTTTACTTTAGAAGATATTTACCAATCCTTGTTACAAGGGCGAGATTTTGAAAATATGAAAAAAGCGTTTAAAAGTTTTACAGAAGAATTAGAGGAAATAATTGATGAAGAAAGTATAGAAGCTTTATTGAAAGAGGAAGTACAAAAGCTTATTACGTTAGAAAAAGAAATTAAGGATCTAGAGCATAGGGTACAAACTAGATTTTATGGTAGAAAAAATATTGCAGAATTAGAAGAAGAAATGGAGAGAATCAAAGAAAAGATAGGGAATTATGAAGATGTACTAGCTTCATTAGATATTGCTATTGAAACATTGCAGGATTCCTTTAAAGAAATACAAAAAAGTTTTGGACTAAAACTTAATAAAGTGGTAGGAGATATTTTAAGGGAAATAACAAAAAATAAGTATGATGCATTAAAAATCTCTGAGGATTATGAAGTGAAAATTATAGATTCAAAGGAAGATCAAATCAAAGATATAGCATACTTTAGCAATGGTACTTGGGATCAGATTTATTTTGCTTTAAGAATAGGTATTGCTAAGTTAATTATTGGAGAAGAAAAGACTATTCCTTTGATAATAGATGATGCATTTGTTCAATATGATGATAAACGATTAGATGCTGTTTTAAGATATTTATACCAATATGCCAAAGAGCATCAAGTGGTGATGTTTACTTGTCAAAAAAGAGAAATAGAAAAATTAAAAAATTTTTCAGGTATCCATGTTATTTATTTATAA
- a CDS encoding HAD family hydrolase has translation MTIAAFFDIDGTLYRNSLMVEHFKKLVKYEVLDPSLWHSHAKKTYNDWDKRQGNYDDYLLEIANIYIKSLKGLNEKQMDFISSQVIQLKGDRVYRYTRERIHWHKSQNHRVIFISGSPSYLVEKMAKKYAIEDFKGTEYFTDESGNYTGEFMQMWDSENKQKAMLAFKEKYHIDMENSYAYGDTNGDFSMFQMVGHPIAINPTKELLQHIKNDEKVKEKISIIVERKDVIYKLDANVEIF, from the coding sequence ATGACCATAGCTGCTTTTTTTGATATTGATGGCACTTTATATCGTAATTCCTTGATGGTTGAACACTTTAAGAAACTTGTAAAATACGAAGTACTCGATCCATCTCTATGGCATAGCCATGCAAAAAAGACATATAACGATTGGGATAAAAGACAAGGAAACTATGATGATTATCTTCTTGAAATTGCAAATATTTATATTAAATCTTTGAAAGGACTTAATGAAAAACAAATGGATTTTATTTCAAGTCAAGTAATTCAACTAAAAGGTGATCGAGTATATCGATATACTCGAGAACGGATTCATTGGCATAAAAGCCAAAATCATAGAGTCATATTTATTTCAGGAAGCCCATCATACTTAGTAGAAAAAATGGCAAAAAAATATGCTATAGAAGATTTTAAAGGAACAGAATATTTTACAGATGAATCTGGCAATTATACTGGTGAATTTATGCAAATGTGGGATTCTGAAAACAAACAAAAAGCTATGCTTGCCTTTAAAGAAAAATATCATATTGACATGGAAAATAGTTATGCTTATGGAGACACAAATGGAGATTTCTCTATGTTTCAAATGGTTGGTCATCCTATTGCCATAAATCCAACAAAAGAACTTTTGCAACATATTAAAAATGACGAAAAAGTCAAAGAAAAGATCAGTATTATTGTTGAAAGAAAAGATGTAATCTATAAACTAGATGCTAATGTGGAAATATTTTAG
- a CDS encoding NUDIX hydrolase has product MNLNMIQSKFQSRNSSPEGEYERFSVLVPIVKVKDQLELLFEVRSKSLKVQPREICFPGGKLEKNESIKQCAIRETCEELNISPEKIQIFGPLDFLVLPYNLILYPFLGTISNINIHNISFNKDEVSEIFTVPIDFFIKNKPQEHHIYLNANIPEDFPYHLIPSGKNYSWKTGKYPVLFYKYKNYVIWGITARIIKNLISIIKDQ; this is encoded by the coding sequence ATGAATCTTAATATGATTCAATCTAAATTTCAAAGTAGAAACTCTTCTCCTGAAGGAGAATATGAGCGTTTTTCTGTTTTAGTACCTATTGTTAAAGTGAAAGATCAACTTGAACTTTTATTTGAAGTTCGTTCTAAAAGTTTAAAAGTTCAACCAAGAGAAATATGTTTTCCAGGAGGAAAACTAGAAAAAAATGAATCCATCAAACAATGTGCAATTAGAGAAACCTGCGAGGAATTAAATATTTCTCCAGAAAAAATTCAAATTTTTGGTCCTCTAGATTTTTTAGTTTTGCCATATAATCTAATACTTTATCCTTTCTTAGGAACAATTTCTAATATCAATATTCATAATATATCTTTTAACAAAGATGAAGTATCAGAAATTTTTACAGTTCCTATAGATTTTTTCATAAAAAACAAACCACAAGAGCATCATATCTATCTTAACGCTAACATACCTGAAGATTTTCCATATCATTTAATTCCAAGTGGAAAAAATTATAGCTGGAAAACAGGAAAGTATCCAGTTTTATTCTATAAATATAAAAACTACGTTATATGGGGAATAACTGCAAGGATTATCAAAAATCTTATTTCCATAATAAAAGATCAGTAA
- a CDS encoding DUF4870 domain-containing protein, with protein sequence MLTTEQKLLCGIAHLGWIVGFPIIAPLIIMLLTKDIFVKNQAKEALVFQIGLVILGAIFGFLCILLVGFPLLIILGIASLIFPVIAVIRVCDGIDYSYPITGSFARKNL encoded by the coding sequence ATGCTTACAACAGAGCAAAAATTATTGTGTGGGATAGCCCACCTAGGATGGATTGTAGGATTTCCTATTATTGCCCCACTTATTATTATGTTATTAACGAAAGATATATTTGTAAAAAATCAAGCAAAAGAAGCATTGGTATTTCAAATAGGTTTAGTTATTTTAGGGGCTATTTTTGGCTTTTTATGTATTTTACTAGTAGGCTTTCCATTATTAATAATATTAGGTATTGCTAGTTTGATTTTTCCAGTAATTGCAGTAATTAGAGTATGTGATGGTATTGATTATTCTTATCCTATTACAGGAAGTTTTGCAAGAAAAAATTTATAG